From the genome of Uranotaenia lowii strain MFRU-FL chromosome 1, ASM2978415v1, whole genome shotgun sequence, one region includes:
- the LOC129756297 gene encoding uncharacterized protein LOC129756297 → MTSPRDSLTFFDPSTRIWSGIKSPYQHDPNQSLGKLILDSLAKTPAKVTQISVDSGVQITCGEMRNRTIRLAQNLTELGYGPGDIFTMAARNGEHVAPVLFASLALGVPINTLDPSFRRDDFSHMLSTVKPRLVFCDQETLPEMEVALGMIALKPELVILGQKVEGYRHITDLLKPTGREETFVPTRFEDPSKQLAIIVCSSGTTGRSKGVCLSHSLCIAHFIGVMGCYPPDILLCFSSLYWLSGVVFLLLGTVTGAVRVITRELFNPDLAFDIIEKYRVTLCFFAPAIVLQLVNHPRALKANFSSVRACMSGGASVTAAMKYSFEKLAPNCDFKIGYGMSEIGGVVSMTEKNYYKEGSTGYIHPNVEVKVVDDSGNAVDINQEGEILIKPQFYFLGYYGNKEATDEILDQNGWIHSGDIGRIDKDGYLYIVDRKKDIIKYLSYQISPTEIETIIQSIPGVVNVCVAGVPVPGSDLPAALVVKSKDMSLTEESIDRVVRQKLSDYKQLRGGIHLVESLPMTPSGKVMRRSCRDIMEEFYTKQNDVIKR, encoded by the exons ATGACCTCTCCTCGGGACAGCTTAACCTTCTTCGATCCGTCAACCCGGATATGGAGCGGCATCAAGTCTCCGTATCAACACGATCCGAACCAATCACTTGGGAAGCTGATCCTGGATAGCCTGGCAAAGACCCCAGCCAAAGTGACCCAGATCAGCGTGGACAGTGGCGTCCAGATAACTTGTGGCGAAATGCGGAATCGAACGATAAGGTTGGCGCAGAACTTGACGGAACTGGGTTACGGACCAGGTGATATCTTCACGATGGCCGCCCGAAATGGGGAACATGTGGCTCCGGTTCTATTTGCTTCCCTGGCTTTGGGGGTTCCGATCAATACGTTGGATCCGAGTTTTAGGCGGGATGACTTCAGTCACATGTTGAGTACGGTTAAACCTCGGTTGGTGTTCTGTGACCAGGAGACGTTACCAGAAATGGAGGTTGCTTTGGGGATGATTGCGTTGAAGCCGGAGCTGGTGATCTTGGGTCAGAAAGTTGAAGGCTATCGACACATTACGGACTTGTTAAAGCCAACTGGACGTGAGGAGACCTTTGT TCCCACACGTTTCGAAGACCCATCTAAGCAGCTAGCGATCATCGTGTGCTCTTCGGGAACCACAGGCCGATCCAAGGGGGTCTGTCTGTCCCATTCCTTGTGTATTGCCCACTTTATTGGAGTTATGGGATGTTACCCGCCTGATATCCTACTGTGCTTCAGTTCACTTTACTGGCTTTCAGGGGTAGTGTTCCTACTTTTAGGAACCGTAACTGGAGCTGTTCGCGTAATCACCAGGGAACTCTTCAACCCGGATCTTGCCTTCGATATTATCGAAAAATACCGGGTGACGCTTTGCTTCTTCGCTCCAGCTATCGTCCTGCAGCTGGTCAACCATCCGAGGGCACTCAAAGCTAACTTTTCCAGCGTTAGAGCATGCATGAGTGGGGGTGCCTCGGTAACGGCTGCGATGAAGTATTCGTTCGAAAAACTGGCCCCCAACTGTGACTTCAAAATCGGTTACGGCATGTCCGAGATCGGAGGAGTTGTCTCGATGaccgaaaaaaattactacaaagAAGGATCCACGGGTTATATACACCCCAACGTTGAAGTCAAAGTTGTCGACGACTCAGGGAATGCGGTAGACATCAACCAGGAAGGTGAAATACTGATCAAGCCACAGTTCTACTTTCTCGGCTATTACGGGAACAAGGAAGCCACCGACGAAATATTGGACCAGAATGGCTGGATCCATTCCGGGGATATCGGAAGGATCGATAAAGATGGATACCTCTACATTGTCGATCGGAAGAAAGACATCATCAAATACCTAAGCTATCAAATTTCACCGACGGAGATTGAAACCATAATACAAAGCATTCCGGGAGTCGTGAATGTTTGCGTGGCGGGAGTTCCGGTTCCGGGATCCGATTTGCCAGCTGCGTTGGTTGTCAAGAGCAAGGACATGTCGCTGACCGAAGAATCCATTGACAGGGTCGTTCGGCAGAAGCTTTCGGACTATAAACAGCTGCGAGGTGGAATCCATCTGGTCGAAAGTCTACCGATGACTCCTTCGGGGAAAGTGATGAGGAGAAGCTGCCGTGATATAATGGAGGAGTTCTATACGAAGCAAAATGATGTGATAAAAAGatga